Sequence from the Coregonus clupeaformis isolate EN_2021a unplaced genomic scaffold, ASM2061545v1 scaf0526, whole genome shotgun sequence genome:
GGGccaggcccctgctgcttcccaAGAGGCCTTAGTGGGCGTCAGGCAGGGCCTCCACCTCCTCGTCATGGTGGTTCATAAAGGCTGGGGCTGGATCTAACCAACAGCGCTCAAACTCCTTGTCGTCCCCAAACATGTCCGTTGTCAGCCCCTCCAGATAGTCCACCTTCTCATCCTCAGGTTCCTCCTTCATAGGAGTGGCTAGTGCCTCCTTCTCCTCAACAGGCTCCTTTTTGGGGATGAGCTCTCCGTTGAATCCCTCTGTCTTTATGGAACCTGAGCCCTGGGACAGGGCTGCTTTCTGAGGACCGATCACAGGGAAAAACTGAGTGATCCCCTGCTGCTGCTTGTCATCACTCGCATCTGAGATCCaggcaagagaggagaagagggagcaACGGGAGGGGATGACAAGGTAAATTATATGTGTACAAAATGTTACATCACTTCAGGTCTCAAGAGTAAAAAAACTAAAGACACACAAATGTACAGTACCGCTCTTTCTCTTTGTGGGTGTTCTGGGGTACAACCCCCGGTTGGGGTCTGAGTTGCTGTGCCTGCGAGTGACGGAGTGGGGCTGTGTGAGGCGTTGGCTGACCTCTGGTCTCC
This genomic interval carries:
- the LOC121559077 gene encoding F-box DNA helicase 1-like — its product is MMESSIKGKAKRRHLTSEECREMSRRPEVSQRLTQPHSVTRRHSNSDPNRGLYPRTPTKRKSDASDDKQQQGITQFFPVIGPQKAALSQGSGSIKTEGFNGELIPKKEPVEEKEALATPMKEEPEDEKVDYLEGLTTDMFGDDKEFERCWLDPAPAFMNHHDEEVEALPDAH